One Catenulispora sp. GP43 genomic window, TCAGGTTGTCGAAGAAGCGCGTCCCCGCGCCGAGCATCGCGGCCACCAGGTCGACGGTGAGCTCGTCCAGCAGCCCCTCGTCCAGCGCCTGCTGGGTCGGATCGGCGCTGCCGATGACCACGTCCTTGCCCCCGCCGACCTCGCGCCCCTTGGTGATCGCGGCAGCCACGCCGCCCTCGGTGACGAAGTGCACCGCGGCGCCCTCGCGCGGCCAGCCCTCCGGGACGCTGTGGGTCAGCACCACGACCGGCACGCCGAGCGGGTGCCGGCCGTTCCAGCCCTCGGCGGCGTCGAAGGAGCGGCGGCCGTAGACGATGGCGCCGATCGAGGTCTTGGCGTCCTCCAGGCCCTCGGCCTCCTCGGCGCTGGTCTTGAACTCCCAGTCGTAGTCCCCGTCGGTCTCGGTGACCACCTCCCCGCGGCTGTACCAGCGGAAGAGGGTGTCGATGCCGTCGGTCGGATGGCTGACGAAACCGTCGAGGGACATGGACATGTTGGCGGTGACCTTCATCGGGCGCGCTCCTGTCTGGGTGTTTCGGCTGCTCAGGACTGTCGTGCACCCAAACGTCGAACGGGCCGCGTCGTTTTCGACACGGCCCGCTCGATTTCTCCGAAGAGCGTTCCGGTTCTTGAAGAGCGCTCTGTGAACGCGGTCAGTTGATGGTCACCAGGTCCCACTGCCCCGGGTAGCTGAAGCTGTTGCCCAGCGCCGTGGCGGCCGCCGGCGAGATCGCCGCCGTGCCGCCGACCAGGGTGGCGGTGGTGATCGGGTTGCTCTTCGCGCCGAGGTAGTAGCCGGTCGGGCCGGGGAGCACCTTCGGATCGGTCAGCAGCAGCGGGACGGCGCGGTGCGCGGCCATCGCGCCGCCGGACAGCGCGTCCGGCCAGTTCATGCCGGAGGCCACGACCACCGAGGTCGGCAGGTAGGAGAACCGGGCGGCGACAGCCGCCGCGGTGCCGTAGCGGTCCGCGCCGAACAGCGGGGTGAAGGTCGTCCAGTCGTGCCAGGAGGGGAACGAGGCGTGCACCGCGGCCACCGCCTTGCCGCCGATCCCGTACATCCTCGTCACGTTCGGGTCCAGGCCGGACAGGTAGGCCTTGGTCGCCGGCGGCAGGACCCCGGCGTTGCTGAGCACGACCACCGCTCCGGCGCTGGGCGGCGTCGCGCTCTGCGCGGAGATGCCGAGTGCTCCGGCCGCCGCTCCGGCCGCCAGCGCGTCGGGGAAGTCGGTCCCGGTGGCCACCAGCACGCTGGAGGGCGGCCCGTTCGGCGAGATGGTGTGCGCGATGCTCACCGCGGTGGCGAAGCGGTCCGGCCCGGCGACGCGGCGCGGGACGAATCCGTTGGCGGCGATGGCGTTCTCCACAGCTGGGGACAACGCCTGCGTCCCGCCGAGCAGGTACACGGTCGACCCCGGTGTCAGGATCCTGTGGAGCTCCTTCATCGTGCTCGGGTTCATCGCCTTGGACCCGGTCAGCAGCAGCGGTCCGTCGGCCTGCGCGGCCAGCGCCGAACCGCCGAGCGCGTCGGCGAAGGTGTCGTCGCGGCTGAGCACCGCGGCCTTGGCCTGGTCGCGTCCGGCGTTGGCGCAGCCGTGGCAGTCGAAGGTGCGGATGCTGGCCAGGACGGCGGTGATGTCGCGGTCGAACCCGGCCAGCCGCTCGACCGTGCCCCGGCTGGCCTGGCCGACGTCGAACCAGTCGGTGTCGATGTTGATGGTGACCCCGCCGTAGGTCTCGTCGTGGCCGCCCTGCGTCTGGTGCACGCGCTGGTGGTTCGCCCACTGCGAGGGCTTCACGTTGGGGTCGTCGGTGGTGTTCTGGTTGTCCCAGGCCGCGATGTCGATGACGTCGGGGGAGCTGGCGCCGTACGCGGCGGACTGGTCCTTGATCCCGGTGCTGGAGCTGGAGTACCAGCCGGCGCGGAAGCCGTTGCGGTGCAGTTCCTGGGTCCAGCCCTGCGAGTAGGCGATGACCAGCTGGGTGTAGCTGGAGTCGTAGTTCTCCATGTCGTCGTAGACGACCGAGGCCGGCGGGAAGTTCAGGGCGCGGGCCTGGTTCGCGGCGTCGTCGGCCTCGGAGGAGCCCAGCTGGAAGGCGGTGGCGGTGGTGAGCGTCGTGAAGTCGCTCTGGTAGTTGCCGCTGCCGTCCTTGTACTGCGCCTGGCTGCCCACGTACAGCGGCAGGAAGCGCCAGCCCATCGCGGCCTGCCGGCCCACCCATTCCTTGGTGAGGTTCGCGGTGTTCTGCGCCTTGCAGCCCGGCGCGTATCGCAGGCCCCCGATGTAGATGCCGACGGCCCGGTACGGCGACTGGAGCCAGGCGTCCATGGAGGCGTTGTCCGGGGCCCAGCAGGGATCGAAGCCGGCGCCGGAGTACACCGTGCTGGGGACCGCCTGCGGCACCGGCGGGCTCGCGGTCGCGGTGAGTAGCCAGGTGGCCAGCCCGGCCATGGCCAGGGCGGCCGCACAGACCGCCGCCGTGACCCGCTTGGGCCACCGATGAAACAACGCCGACACCTAACCCACACCCCACCCTTTGTTTCTGCGAAGCAGGCGGCGCGGGCTCCCCTTGAGCCCGCGCCGCCTGCCCGAATCCTGCGGTCGGTGGGCCTCAGCCCACCGGGTTGGACGAGTAGGCGACGCCGCCGGTCCCGGCGATCAGGCTGCCCACAACCTTGTCGACGCTTCCGGGGACCGCGGCGTTTCCACCGAAGATCTCGGCGCGGTTGAACTGGCCGGCGTCCTGGTTCAGCCACTGGGCCGCGCCGGCCGGCACCCCGGCCTTCGGGTCCACCAGCAGCAGCGGGCCGTCCTCGGTGCCCATCTCGGCGCCGCCGGACAGCGCGTCGGCCCAGTTCATCCCGGTGGCCAGGCCCGCGGAGTTCGCCGAGCCGAAGAAGTACCGGGCGACGAAGGCCGAAGTCTGGTACCGGTCCGTGCCCCACAGGCCAAGGAACGAGCCGCCCTGCGAACCCGCGGGGATCCAGTGCGACCCCAGCGCGGCCGAGGCCTGCCCGCCGATGCTGTCCAGCTCGATGAAGTTCGCCGGCCGCGAGTGATCCGTGTTCAGGTTGGTCCTGCCGAGCAGCGGGGCCAGGTACTGGATCGTCGGCTTCGGCATCACGGTGTTGTCGGTCAGCAGCACGACCGCGTTCTTGCCCTGGTGCGCGTCGATCGCGCCGGCCGCGGCGCCGGCCGACAGCGCGTCGGGGAAGTTCTCGCCGGTGGCCACCAGGATGTAGTCCGGGGCGACGCCGGGGCCGGTGACGGTGTTCGCGATGGCCACCGCGGTCTCGAACCGGTCGCCGCCGGAGACCCGCTGCACCTTGTAGTGCAGTGCGGTCAGCGCGTTCTGCACGTTCGGGGACAGCGCCTGGATTCCGCCGAGCACGTAGACGGTCTTCACACCGTCGCCGGGGCCCAGCACCCGCTGGATCTCGGCCTTCACCGCCGGGTCCAGCCCAGCGGTCTGGGTCAGCAGCAGCGGGCCGCCGACCTTCGCGGCCAGCGCCGAGCCGCCGAGGGCGTCGGCGAACTGGTCGGAGCGGGTGAGCACGACCGCCTTGGCCGCGGCACCCGGGGAGTTCGCGACGCCCGCGGAGGACCAGTGCGACTGGGAGACCTTGATGGCGGTGCCCAGACGGTCGGTGCCGGCGATGCGGGTCACGCTGTCCTGGACGTCGGGCCGGAACGCCGGCTGGCCGGTGATCTTGGTGCCCGGGACGACCTCGGTGTACGCGGCGCTCTTCACGGCCGTGGCCGGGACCGACAGGGTGTCGACGTCCTTGCCGGTGCCGTCGAGCTGCTCGAAGACCAGACCGTTGCCGCTCGGCGTCCACGCCGGGTTGTCGAAGCCGCCGCCGCCTGCCGTGACCTGGGTCAGGGTGCCGGCCGGGTTGCTCAGGGCGACCGTGTAGACGTTGGTGCCGGCCGGGCTCGCGGTGTTGGCGACGAACGCGACATGCGTGCCGTCGGCCGAGATCGAGGGGCTCCAGCCGGTCGCGATCGCCACCGGCGCCGCGCCGGTCGCCCGGTTCCACAGGTAGATCTGGGGCGCCTTGCCGGACGTGTTCACCTGGTACACCAGCAGCGAGCCCACCGAGTCGGGGTGGTAAAGGTCGCTGCCCGCCACATTCTGCAGGGTCTGGACGGTCGGCGCTCCGCCGCCGCCCGCCACGCCGCTGCCGTAGGCGCCCTGGATGCCGCTGCCGTAGGCCCAGTTCAGGACGGAGTTCTTGCCGGGGACTGTCTCCGACCAGACCACCTTGGATCCGCCGTCGATCCACGCCGGGTGCGAGCGGACGATGCCGGCGCCCGGCGCGGGGGCGATGACCTCGGACGCGCCGCCCGGAACCCCGGCCACGACCGCGTTGGTCGCCGGGTCGATCCACGCGGCCCGGGCGCCGGTCGGCGCCCACGCGAGATTCTGCGCCTTCGGGGCGAACCCGAGTGCGTACTTGGTGCCGGCGACGGTGCTGGTCGCTGAGGGCGCCGTGGTGCTGCCCCCGGAGACCGTCAGGTTCGCGGTGCCGTTCGGGCTCGCCGTGGTGGCGTTCGCCACCGGGGCGATGAGCCCGGCCGCGGCGGCCACCGAGGTGGCCAGCGTTGCGGTCAGCGCCAGCGGCCGGCGCAAAACAGAGTCAGACATGAAGTGGCTCCTTGGCCTGTCGTCAGCGCGGCGCCGCACCCGATGCGGGTGCTCCCCGAAACGCGCGGGCATGCCGCAGCGACGAGGTTAGGCCAAGTGAGCGAATGCGGTCCCTGATCCGGACGCGGTGCGTAGGGGAATTCATCTTTACGCCCCGGACAGATTCTCCGATTTGCGGCC contains:
- a CDS encoding dihydrofolate reductase family protein gives rise to the protein MKVTANMSMSLDGFVSHPTDGIDTLFRWYSRGEVVTETDGDYDWEFKTSAEEAEGLEDAKTSIGAIVYGRRSFDAAEGWNGRHPLGVPVVVLTHSVPEGWPREGAAVHFVTEGGVAAAITKGREVGGGKDVVIGSADPTQQALDEGLLDELTVDLVAAMLGAGTRFFDNLKGAPYELEQLWTRPGNGVVHLGYRVIKH
- a CDS encoding glycoside hydrolase domain-containing protein, producing the protein MFHRWPKRVTAAVCAAALAMAGLATWLLTATASPPVPQAVPSTVYSGAGFDPCWAPDNASMDAWLQSPYRAVGIYIGGLRYAPGCKAQNTANLTKEWVGRQAAMGWRFLPLYVGSQAQYKDGSGNYQSDFTTLTTATAFQLGSSEADDAANQARALNFPPASVVYDDMENYDSSYTQLVIAYSQGWTQELHRNGFRAGWYSSSSTGIKDQSAAYGASSPDVIDIAAWDNQNTTDDPNVKPSQWANHQRVHQTQGGHDETYGGVTINIDTDWFDVGQASRGTVERLAGFDRDITAVLASIRTFDCHGCANAGRDQAKAAVLSRDDTFADALGGSALAAQADGPLLLTGSKAMNPSTMKELHRILTPGSTVYLLGGTQALSPAVENAIAANGFVPRRVAGPDRFATAVSIAHTISPNGPPSSVLVATGTDFPDALAAGAAAGALGISAQSATPPSAGAVVVLSNAGVLPPATKAYLSGLDPNVTRMYGIGGKAVAAVHASFPSWHDWTTFTPLFGADRYGTAAAVAARFSYLPTSVVVASGMNWPDALSGGAMAAHRAVPLLLTDPKVLPGPTGYYLGAKSNPITTATLVGGTAAISPAAATALGNSFSYPGQWDLVTIN
- a CDS encoding cell wall-binding repeat-containing protein; protein product: MSDSVLRRPLALTATLATSVAAAAGLIAPVANATTASPNGTANLTVSGGSTTAPSATSTVAGTKYALGFAPKAQNLAWAPTGARAAWIDPATNAVVAGVPGGASEVIAPAPGAGIVRSHPAWIDGGSKVVWSETVPGKNSVLNWAYGSGIQGAYGSGVAGGGGAPTVQTLQNVAGSDLYHPDSVGSLLVYQVNTSGKAPQIYLWNRATGAAPVAIATGWSPSISADGTHVAFVANTASPAGTNVYTVALSNPAGTLTQVTAGGGGFDNPAWTPSGNGLVFEQLDGTGKDVDTLSVPATAVKSAAYTEVVPGTKITGQPAFRPDVQDSVTRIAGTDRLGTAIKVSQSHWSSAGVANSPGAAAKAVVLTRSDQFADALGGSALAAKVGGPLLLTQTAGLDPAVKAEIQRVLGPGDGVKTVYVLGGIQALSPNVQNALTALHYKVQRVSGGDRFETAVAIANTVTGPGVAPDYILVATGENFPDALSAGAAAGAIDAHQGKNAVVLLTDNTVMPKPTIQYLAPLLGRTNLNTDHSRPANFIELDSIGGQASAALGSHWIPAGSQGGSFLGLWGTDRYQTSAFVARYFFGSANSAGLATGMNWADALSGGAEMGTEDGPLLLVDPKAGVPAGAAQWLNQDAGQFNRAEIFGGNAAVPGSVDKVVGSLIAGTGGVAYSSNPVG